One part of the Streptomyces lienomycini genome encodes these proteins:
- a CDS encoding pyridoxal-phosphate dependent enzyme, whose product MRYDSITEAIGNTPLVRIDPSVHGLRHIDLYAKLEMLNPFGSVKDRPAWHMARPHLEGAAGGDGTVVELSSGNTAKALALLAGMHGLRFKSVTNRMRVPEIKELLLLLGAEIEELPGQSECLDPTDTDDPLTRFHQALSEPGNTYLHTDQYFNPRNVEAHAAGTGPEIVKDLDGRAPDWFVACVGTAGSSTGVARVLREHDADVRVLGLVADKSDFIPGIRTIDEVHQVGLFDPATYDVLAPVTSQQAIDGMVTLIRRCGLLSGPTGGAAYQGAVHQLASVDAELAGTGRRESAVFIVCDRAESYLSYVRQRRPELLGKMRRGQSASSLTDDEVRARARVVGVDDARRWIAEGDPRPLVVDLRGPHAYAALHIEGSVNIVDELFEELVRGGLPFSKRTPVLLACPVGEKSLRHAALLSRMGHPDVRSLAGGIVAWRDAGAPLVRE is encoded by the coding sequence ATGAGGTACGACAGCATCACGGAGGCCATCGGCAACACGCCGCTGGTCCGCATCGACCCGTCCGTGCACGGGCTGCGCCACATCGACCTCTACGCGAAGCTGGAGATGCTCAACCCGTTCGGGTCCGTCAAGGACCGGCCGGCCTGGCACATGGCCCGCCCCCATCTGGAGGGCGCGGCCGGGGGCGACGGGACGGTCGTGGAGCTGTCCAGCGGCAACACCGCCAAGGCGCTCGCGCTGCTGGCCGGAATGCACGGGCTGCGGTTCAAGAGCGTGACCAACCGGATGCGTGTGCCCGAGATCAAGGAACTGCTCCTGCTCCTCGGCGCGGAGATCGAGGAACTGCCCGGACAGAGCGAGTGTCTCGACCCCACCGACACGGACGACCCGCTCACCCGCTTCCACCAGGCACTCTCCGAGCCCGGCAACACCTATCTGCACACCGACCAGTACTTCAACCCGCGCAACGTCGAGGCGCACGCGGCCGGGACGGGGCCCGAGATCGTCAAGGACCTCGACGGCCGGGCACCGGACTGGTTCGTGGCCTGCGTCGGCACGGCCGGCTCCTCCACAGGCGTCGCCCGCGTCCTGCGCGAGCACGACGCCGACGTACGCGTGCTCGGCCTGGTCGCCGACAAGTCCGACTTCATCCCCGGCATCCGCACCATCGACGAGGTGCACCAGGTCGGCCTGTTCGATCCCGCGACCTACGACGTGCTGGCCCCGGTCACCTCGCAGCAGGCCATCGACGGCATGGTCACCCTCATCCGCCGCTGCGGACTGCTGTCGGGACCGACCGGCGGCGCCGCCTACCAGGGCGCCGTTCACCAGTTGGCGTCCGTCGACGCCGAGTTGGCGGGCACCGGCCGCCGCGAGAGCGCCGTGTTCATCGTGTGCGACCGGGCCGAGAGCTATCTGAGCTACGTGCGTCAACGCCGCCCCGAGCTGCTGGGCAAGATGCGGCGCGGGCAGTCGGCGTCGTCCCTCACCGACGACGAGGTCAGGGCGCGGGCCCGGGTGGTCGGCGTCGACGACGCACGGCGCTGGATCGCGGAGGGGGACCCGCGTCCCCTGGTCGTTGACCTCCGCGGCCCGCACGCCTACGCCGCCCTGCACATCGAGGGCTCGGTCAACATCGTCGACGAACTCTTCGAGGAACTGGTCCGCGGCGGACTGCCGTTCAGCAAACGCACCCCGGTCCTGCTGGCCTGCCCGGTGGGGGAGAAGTCGCTGCGGCACGCCGCTCTGCTGTCCCGCATGGGCCACCCGGACGTCAGGAGCCTGGCGGGCGGGATCGTGGCCTGGCGGGACGCCGGCGCACCGCTGGTGAGGGAGTGA